The Bacteroidota bacterium DNA segment GGTTAGTACAGCTAAAATTTGCCTTGACATGAGGGGAGGTCTACTTTTGAAAAAACAAAAAATGAACAAATTATATCTGATTTTCTGACTGTTACATAAGGGTCAATTGAAAATCAGACTTTAGTCGGACAATAGTGATAAAATATATTCCTTCGGGCAATGAGTTTCCGGCATCGTCAGTTCCGTCCCAAATTACTGAATATAAATCTGAAGCGACAGCATCCCCGATCAGGGACCTGACGACGCGGCCCTGCACATCAATTACAACAAGGTCGAAAATAATATCCTGATTCACTTTAATAAAAACTACCGTTTCCTCATGAAGAGGATTTGGGTGAACGCTCAGCCGGATATCAGGAGTGGCAACCAATGATGGCTCTTTTATTCCAATTGAAGCATTGAGTCCTCCACTTAAGCATGTGACACTGCCACTTCTGCCCCCTGTGACAACCTCCATCGATCCATCGCCGGTTATATCGGATATGGCAGAAATGGCATCAACAGGATCACCGGTATTAACCGATTCAATCTCTGAACCATCTGTGCCATCCAGGAAATAGCAATAATTATCAGCGTAAAGAGTGCCAATAATGACATCATTGATTCCATCGCCGCTGATATCTTCTATCCTGTCGATATTACATGGCATATCGGCGACAGGTTTCAACCAGATATTCTGGCAGGTCATACCATCGACTACAACTGCATTGGAGCCACTATGTCCAATAAGAACGTCAGGATGTGCATCCCCATTCACGTCATTGAGTTTTTCGAATCGCAGGATGAGGCAAGGGCCAATGCTTGAATTATGAATAACAGAACCATCAGCAGCATCAAGCAGATAAAGGTGTCCGCCAAAATCACCTGCCATCACATCTTTTATCCCATCACCATTTGCATCATCTGTCTGTGTCAGAGCCCACACCGATGTACCTTCGGCATATGCTGTCCATAAAATGTTACCATTCAGTCCATTGATACCATACACACGGCCTTCGTTTTCACCGGAATCAGAAGCTCCTGCCAGAACATCGGGTTTCATGTCGCCGTTAAAATCCTCAATACCAATGACTGAAAACACAGGTCCTTCAGTGACACAATCCCATATAGGTATTCCGGTAAAGGCATCCAGGCAATAGATGCGCCGTGGTCCGGTATTATTGGCATCATCGCTGGTGGCAGCGAGGATGTCGGATGTGCCGTCGTTATTGTAATCATAGGAATAATTCACCTGATATACCCATCCGCCATCGCCATATTCATGTGTATCGTGCTTCCAGATGATACTGCCGTCCTTTCCTGACAGGCAAATGATTGATCTGTCGCCCCATGCTGTGCCGGCTACCAGGTCATTATAACCGTCATTGTCCAGGTCGGTGGTCGCAGACAGTGCATTTTGACTATATACAGCACCGGCATATATTTCGCGCTCCCAAAGCACATCAGCTGTACCGGATGAATTGCCATTCAAACACCGGATAAAATCATCCTCGGAGCAAATGATCACTTCATTAATCCCGTCGCCGGTGATGTCGTTTAATGGTGCAATGGCCTTCGGGCTGTTATCATAGCTGGTGGTGATGGAATAATCCCATAATAGCGTACCCACCGGATAATCCTGATTAAGGCCAGTACCCTCAAGGGTAAGTTCAGCAGGATTATAGAAAGGATCATTATTTATTATATCAATTGTGGCGGTGTAGTTCATATTCTCTTCAGGGTGGAACCATATCCCCAGCAATGCAGAGCCCTGCACAGGGATTTGGCATGGCAGCGAAAAGCCCTCATCAGCAAAAAAATGTGAATCATCAAATATAAGATCAGTGATTATCAGCGGCTCATCACCCAGATTCCTGATCTCAGCAAACCACCGGGTAAAGGCATTCATCCTTACATTCTGATAATCGTGCCAGGATTCGGTAAGGAACAGGGATGGTCCAGATATAACTCCCACTCCGGTAAGTGTAACATCCACTGCCAGGTGGACAGGATCATTGGAATACACTGTAATTAACGCATTTAAAGGAATAGGATCCTGAGGTTTATATATCAAATCAACAAGGATTTGGTCACCAGGCGATAGAACTGCCGGAAAGGCATACCAACTGAAAATGGGCACAGCGTCAGGAATGGCAATATGGTCAACAACCAGATCACCTGTACCCGAATTATTGATTTCCAGATACCATACAACCGAATCACCGATGGTGACAGGACCATAATTATATTCCGCTACGGGGATGTTGATCTGAGGTGTTCCCGACCCGCTTAGGTCAACTTTATACAAGGTGCTGGGTGAGCCAAGCTGGCCATCGACATACCAGAGGTACTGACCGTCATAAACAATCCCTGAGGGTTTGATACCCTGTGAAGGATGGTTTTCAAGGACATTACCCGATTGATCAAGTTTATAGATCATATCTGCATTATAGTCAGCCACCCATAAACTTCCATTTTCAACACAAATATCCCATGGTTGCTGATTAGGTGATTGAAACTGGACCAGCACGTTGCCTGACGGATCGACTTTGTAAATTTTTCCCGGATCCGGATAATAGGTGGCCACCCAAAAATTGCCATTATCAAAGGCGATGCCCGACATATAGTGATCGGGCAGGATAATCTGGCTGAGGAAATTGCCGCCGGATATATCCATTTCTGTTGCCTGTGCCTGGTTTGAGCTGCTAACGGGCTGTATTATCGTCCACAGGTTAGTTCCATCGCAGGTGAGGCCGAAAGCATCATCGATATCGGGATTGGAAAACTGTTCAACATAGCTGCCATCATCAGGATTGATACGATAAACCTTATCGCTGTTCACTCCATAAATGCCACAGAAGAGGTATTCTCCATCGAATGCCAGCCCGGAGGCTTTCCCCGGAACGGTATATGTGGCCAGTATTGTCCAGTCACGGTTGTGAATTCCGGTTGTTGATGAAGAGACCTGATCACCGGGAGAAACAGCAGATTGTGAGCCAGCGGTCAATGACGCCAGCAACAGAGGAAAAATTAAATGGATTTCAATTTTTTTCATCTTGGAATTTTATTTTTGAAGAGCAATATGGTCGCTTTTCCGCCGGCACCCTCGTTTGAAATAAACATATCGCCAGCCTTCGTAAAGCAGATTCCCTCGGGTTGGGCAAACAGGCTCATTGAAAGGGTCATCATTGCCAATAACTGCCCGTCCCTATCGAGTATCAGAAGTGTTTTGCCGACATGAGCCAGTACAAATAAATAACCTGTCACGGGCTGTATAGCGATGCCTGAGGGCTGAAAGACAATATTACCATCCGGATCAAGGGCAGAAGCCAGATCATAGGAAAACCGGCCATAGGTATCCAGATTTTCATTTTTTTCTATTTCATTGACATGAATGATCAGGAAAGGATCTTTTATCATTTCCTTTTTAGCAAGATCGAACCGGTAAATCGCCCTTTTATGTTTGCCTGTTTTATCCTTGTCAAGGAAAGGATGGCCTTTACAGGCAATCAGGAGTGATTTTGTTAAAGAGTCATAACATAATCCTTCACAATCATTTTTAGGGCCTAATTGGGTTTGATATGATCTGATGCTTTGGCCTTTTTCTCCCGGATTTTCGACCTGAAAAAGATGGCCGTTGCTTTCAAGTACATAAAAAATTTTATTAACGATAACTATATCCTCATAATCGCCGTCTTTGGCAAAGGAAAATTTTCCGGTTATTTTGCGGGAGGTTGTATCAAATATGAAGATGATCCCATTTTCATCCTGGATACAGGCTATATGGAAGCTATCAATCATAGTAATTCCTGAGATTTCATAAAGATCATCGGGGAGATAAAATATTCGGTCAGGTGCTGAAAGATCGAATGGGAATTTTGATTTATCAATGCTTATACTATCCGTTAAGGTATCTGAACGTGTATTTTGCGGGGTTATATGGCAGGATATAATAAGTGCTTCAAGAACCAAAAGGAGAAAAAATAATAATGCTCCAACAAAGCGGTTTCTGGGAAAAAACAATATTTTTTGTTTAATACCTGACAAATTCATATTTGCCGGGTTACCTTTGCCCGATAATCTGATATTTCCAGTGCCTAAACATGAATGACGAATTTATAAATAAAAATTATAGTAGGAGAAATAAAATGTTTTTTATCTTTAGAAGGAATTAAAAGCTACAAGCTGCAAGCTACAAGCTGCAAGCTTAAGGTCTCAGGTCTTCGGGTCTCAGGTCTTCAGGTGTTCTATTAGTTGACCTGGTACCTGTAAACCCGGTAATCGCAGACCTGGTACCTGCAACCTGATACCTGTAGACCTGAAATATGTATACATTGATACTAATCGCTTTGCCCCATGAATCTCATATCCGATATTGAAAATTACGCAACCGGCATACTGAACTACAGCGACTCACTGGGATTACCGTACCATAATTTGTCACACACCAGAGAGATTGTCGATGCTGTCGCTGATATTGGCAGCAATTCCGGACTCACGAATGAAGAGTTAGAGAATGTAATCATTGCAGCATGGTTTCATGATCTCGGGTATTCTGTGAATTATGCCGATCATGAAACTGAAAGCATCAGAATGGCCACGGAATTCCTGGCTTCCAGAGGGTTTGATGAAAGCCGGATAGATAGTGTCGCCGGATGCATCACTGCGACAAAGATTCCGCAATCTCCTAAAAATAAACTCGAAGAAGTCATCTGTGATGCAGATATGTATCACCTGGCCCTGGAAAATCATCTTGAGCAATCACTACTCCTGCGGAAAGAACAAAATGCCTTCAGAGTAAAAAAAACCGGCATAAGCAGGTTTATGAAAGAGACACTGCAATTTCTGTTGCGACCATATTATACTGAATATGCCAGAAGACAGTTTACCCAAGGTAAGGAAAAAAATATCAGCCTGATGCTGAAAAAAATTGAAGAGCATAAACGCAGAAAGAAAGACAGTAAAAAAGAATTGAAAAGTAAAAAAGAAGAACGTGGCGAAGCCCAACAACTCCGTAAAGGGCAGGATGGAGGAAAGACAACACCGACAAACAAAGACTTCCCGACAAGGGGTGTCGAGACCATGTTCCGTGTTACCGCCGCCAAGCAGACCAACCTCAATTCGATGGCGGATAATAAATCACACAACCTGATCACGCTGAATACACTAATCATTTCAATTATCGCCACATTGATTGTCAGCAAATACAAGGATTTCCCCTATCTGATCATTCCGGCTGTCATATTTTTAGTATCATCATTTTTGACCCTGCTTTTTGCTATTCTGGCTACACGGCCAAGGATCTACAGTGAAAAAACTACGGACGAGGATATAAAGAATAAAAAAATCAACCTGTTGTTCTTCGGCAGTTATTTCCGTATGTCACTTGATGATTATCTGAAAAATATCAGGGCAACAATGCAAGACTATGATCAGGTATACAACATGATGATCATGGACCAGTACTTTACCGGTGTCGTATTGGCAAAAAAATATAAACTTATACGGATTTCCTTTCTGATTTTTATAATTGGCTTCCTGGTAGCTCTCATTACTTTTGGGTATGCCATGTTCAGGTATTCCTAGTTTTCGCTAGGAATTATTATTTAATGCCGAATATTATCTTCACCGGCGGATTACCCTTTGATCTTTTTAGTCACAATGCTGAGTATATCTTCTTCGAGCAATTTGGCTTTTTTGACAATTTCAAAGCCTTGTGCTAATTTTTCCTCAACAAATGCTTTATCTTCCAGTGCTGAGGCATTTACTTTTATATTAAGCCAGGCGCCAATGACGCCGGTGCGGGCAGCGAGAGCGCCAACGCCGGCATCGGATACCGAGTTGGGATTGCCGGTTTCGGCCATGGCTTTCATCACTTCCATCGATTCAAAACAGAGGGTCATAGTCCTGAAAGGTACTTCAATAGCATAACGTGTTGCATTTTGAATAGCTCTGTCACGGGCAGCTTTTTCCTCTTCAGTTCCTTTTGGAAGCTCAAAAACAGCCATGATCTGGTTGAATGCCCTGGTATCTTCATCCACCATTTTCAGCAGCTCATCATGGTAGTATTTTCCTTTTTCAGCCCACTTGGAGAACTCCTCCCATCGGTCATCCCAGCCACGTTTGTGAGCTGACAGATTAGCCACCATGGTACCCAGTGCCGCGCCCAGGCTACCGATATATGCCGATATAGAACCGCCACCTGGCGCCGGCGACTCAGAGGCAGTCTCATAAACAAAATCGGTGAGACTCATGTTAACCAACTTTTCTTCGCTTTTATCCTCAAGGATATATTCAATGATCTTCTTGTCAGGGTCAAAGGGATACAATTCATTAAGGCCAAGTGATTTGACAGCAATCCTGATAATTTCCCTGTTGGAAATGCCAACAGATCTCTGCTGTTCGCGAAGATAATGCTTCCCTGCATCCAGCATAGCCTGCAGTGGCACAAGCCCGACAATTTCAGATCCTGTGACGCGTAAACCTCTGTCATGAGCCTTACGACACACTTCATCAAAAGCGACATGAATGGGTGTAACTGTAATATCAGTCAGGTTGATCGATATCTGTGCTATGCCATATTCCTTGATAAACCAACCGATAGCTTTGACCTTTTTCAGGGTACCGGGTATTCTGACTTCGCCGTTCTCATTGGATTTCGCCTTCCCTGCTGCCGGGTCATCGGCTTTCACCACACGTCCCTGTTCCCTGATATCAAATGCGATAGCATTGGCTCTGCGGATAGAAGTCGTATTCAGATTTACATTGTATGCTACGAGAAAATTACGTGCACCAATAGCCGTTGCGCCGCTTTTCGCATTGAAGTCGGCGGGGCCGTAATCGGGTTTCCAGTGTGGATCGGCCAGTTTCTCCTTCAGCCCTTCATATTCCCCAGAGCGGCAGTTGGCCAAGTTACGCCGCTCGGATTTTGTGGCGGCAAACTCATAACAATAAACAGGTATGCCAAGCTCATCGCCAACCCTTTTAGCCAGTTTGTGTGCAAATTTTACTGTTTCTTCCATAGTAATATTGGCGATGGGAACCAGCGGGCAAACATCTGTTGCGCCGAAACGTGGATGCGCCCCTTTATGCTTACGCATGTCAATCACCTCCGAAGCTTTCTTTATTGCCCCGAAGGCTGCTTCAATCACTTCATCGGGGGTACCGGCAAAAGTCACCACCGTCCTGTTTGTTGCTTCACCAGGGTCAACATCCAGCAGCCTGGCACCTTCAACGGTCTCAATCTGATCCGTGATCTGTTTGATTACTGATTTGTCGCGTCCTTCGCTGAAATTTGGCACGCATTCAATTAACTGTTTCATGATTCTACAAATATTAGGCTATTAGCTGATAGCTGCGAGTTGCAGGTTGCAGGTTACAAGTTACAGGTTGCAAGATTCAAGTTATTGATTTTTTAATTGTATGTTTAATAAAGGTTTCCAAAATGTCAATCGTTTGTCTTGTAACCTGTAACCTGTAACCTGCAACTTTATTATTTATATACTTCCCCATTTAATATTACCCGCTCAACCTTATTGTCACCAAAGGCATAAGGCATGTAGAGATAAGATGGTATCTCCTTTGTAATGAACACATTTGCTCTCTTTCCGATGGCTATGGTTCCAAGTTCTTCGGCCACATCCATGGCATAGGCTGTATTGAGCGTACAGGCATTAATTGCTTCTTCCGGCGTCATTCTATAAACAATACATCCCAATGAAAGGATGAATTGCATATTGCCTGAAGGTGATGACCCGGGATTATAATCGCTGGCCAAAGCCAATGGCAGACCGGCATCGATCATTTTTCTTGCTGGGGCAGGCGGTAATCCAAGGAAAAAGGCCGAGCCGGGCAGAATGGTGGGCATCGTATCCGATCCTGATAAAGCGGCTATTTCGGCATCTCCTGTATATTCCAGATGGTCGACAGAAAGCGCATGATGCCTGACACCTGTCTGGACGCCACCTGAGAAATCCAGTTCGTTGGCGTGAATTTTTGGTGTGAGCCCATATTTAAAAGCAGCCGTCAGGATGCGGTCGGTATCCTCAACTGTAAAAAAATCTCTGTCGCAGAAAACATCCACAAAGTCAGCCAGACCTTCGTCAGCGACCCGCGGCAGCATGTCGTTGATCACCAGATCGACGTATGCTGACTGTCGACCTCTGTATGCCATCGGAATGGAATGGGCACCAAGAAAAGTAGCCTTAATAGTCAAAGGTGAAATGCCTTTCAATTTTTTTATTACCCTCAGCATCTTAAGCTCAGCTTCGACAGTGAGACCATATCCGCTTTTGATCTCCACTGCCCCGGTTCCATAGGCAGCTATCTCATTTAAACGCTGAAGGGACATCTGCGTCAGCTCTTCTTCGGAAATATCATGGAGTTCTTTAGCAGAATTCAAGATACCCCCGCCCCTTCTGGCAATTTCTTCATACGACAGTCCTTTGATCTTGTCGACAAATTCAATTTCACGGCTGGCAGGATAAACCAGATGTGTATGAGAATCGCACCAGCAGGGAAAAACCAACCTGCCGGTGGCATCAATTTCAGTCAGAGAGCTGAAATGACAAACCCTGGAGGAGGTCAACCGCGACATGTGGCCAAAATCGGCTATCTTCCCGTCCTCGATGAAAAGGTATGACTCTTTAACTGTCTCCAGTCGTGACATATCCTTTCCGCATACTTTCTTCCTGGATTCCTTTTCGACCTGGATAAGATCCCTGATATTTTTAATGAGTATCCTATTCAATATCAATTTTATTTGATCGATTCTTCGTAAAAAAATTTTATTTACACCTCATCATACAGGACACGAAAATAGTAAAAATGTTCGAATGTAAACAACCCTGATCTAAATCGTGGGATATATCAGAAAATATCAACACAAACAGAATCGGATGATTATCTTTTTTTTACCTTTGCCTTTTTGTTGAATATACCCTAACTAAGACTATGAGAACCAAACAAGCACTGTTAGGACTTTTGCTCCTGGGTTTTATATCTGTTACATTCGCCGAAAAGGTTGACGTTGAGCACGCTAGACTTGTCGCTACAAATTTCCTTTACGAAAAAGTCAACCAATACCGGCAACCTGTCGACTATAGTACCATCGTTATCGAAGGAGTATATACTGAAAAACACGAACAGGAAGCAACCTATTATGTTTTCAACATTCAGGGTGGTGGCTTTATCATTGTAGCCGCTGACGACCTGGTGACGCCGGTATTCGGATACTCCTACGAAGGCGCTTATGATCCCGAAAAGTATACCGATAACTTTTCAGGATGGATGAAACATTACAGCGACATGGTGGTCTGGGTAAGAGAAACCGGCTATCAGGCTGAACCTGAAACAAAGAAAGCCTGGAATCATTTACTTACTAACGACATAACCACACTTTCCGTGCGGGGAGGACGTGATATAGCTCCAATGCTCATCTCGACCTGGGACCAAGGATCTCCATATAATGAATTATGTCCGACAGCTAGTGGCGGACACTGCCCGACTGGCTGCGTGGCCACCGCCATGGCCCAGATCATGTATTACTGGAGATATCCCCTCGTCGGCACGGGCTCCAATTCATATAACTGTCCCGGTTATGGCGTGCTGACAGCAAATTTCGGAAATACCTATTATGACTGGAATGCCATGCTGAACTCATACACCCCCGGAAGCCCGGAACAAAGTGCCTTTGCAGTCGCTCAGCTGCAATATCATGCCGGCGTCGCCGTTAACATGCAGTACGGGCCTGGTGCCTCCGGCTCACACAGCTACCTCGCAGTGCCGGCACTGAAAAGTTTCTTCAACTACTCATCGTCCACATCACGCGCAGTGCGATCACAATATTCTCAAACTACCTGGGAAGACATGCTTATTAATGACCTTGATAATGGCAGACCGCTATATTATTCCGGGGATAATGGCTCAGAGGGCCATGCTTTCGTCTGTGATGGCTACCAACTCGGCACACCCAACTATTTCCACTTCAATTTCGGATGGAGTGGTTCCGGTGACGGTTACTATACTGCTGATAATCCCCAGGAATTTTCCTATAACCAGGAGGCCATCAAGGGTATCTATCCTGATGATGCCACATATACTTACCCCTATTTCTGCAACGGTTCATCGGTAGTGAATACTACCAGTGGCACCTTTGAAGACGGGAGCGGCCCGCTGGCAGATTATGAAAATGGAACCGGTTGCAACTGGCTCATCACACCAAAGGAAACAGATTCCGTTGAATATTATACCATCAGCTTTGAAAAATTTAATACACAATCCGGAGACATAGTGAATATTTACGATGGTGAAACCACAGAAGCCCCGCTTCTGATGAGCCACTCCGGCGACCAGATACCTGGAAGTGTGCAGTCATCGGGATCTAAAGTATTCGTGACTTTTACTTCCGATGGCAGCGGAACAGCTCCCGGGTGGCAGATAAAAGCTACACCATATATGCCCCAATATTGCTCCAATATGACTGCTCTGACTGACCCTACAGGTTCATTTACCGATGGCAGCGGTGATAAAAACTATCTTGGGAGTTCATTATGCCATTGGAACATAGATGTGGAAAATGCCAATCATATCACGGTCAACTTTACTTCCTTTGATCTTGAATTGGTGAATGATTATTTACAGATCCTCGATCTATCAACAAGTCCGCCGACTGAGCTGGGTAAATTATCCGGATCAATGATACCCGGTAATATCACCGGTGTCGGTCCATTGATGATTACGTTCAGTACCAATAATATCATTAACAAAGGTGGTTTTGCGGCAGACTATGAAATCGACAACGTTGGTGTCGACGAAAAGGATCCGTTTGCCTCTCTCAGTGTTTATCCAAATCCAGCGACCGACCTGCTGAATATCCGGTTTAAAATCATTCACTCACAAGAGATTGAAATCAGCCTGACCACAACAGCAGGGTATACCGTTTATAGGTCTGATATGTATCGTCTTTCAGGAAACCAGGATTTGCCGGTTGATATCTCAAACTTCACGAGCGGCGTTTATATTTTAAGGATAATGGGTGATGACGGAATAGTAATCCGAAGGATCATCATCCAAAAGTAATATTCCTGCAAGCCTTAATCTTCGATGTAATGCAATTGTAATCATTATTTTATAATTAAAAATCCTTTAACATCCATGAACCACACCCGTACACATGTCGCATTCCCCATCCTCATCTTATTCATCTTCATTTTAACAACTCCCCTCTTCTCAAAAGAGGTAAGCCTGAATGATGCTGAAAGGGTGGCCAGGAATTTCTTCTATGAAAGAGGCAATCAGTACTTTCACCCTCTTGCTTACTATGAGATCAAAGTCAGGAGCACTTTTTCGGAGAAATACGACAGCCAAATAGTCTATTATGTGTTCAATGTGAATGACGGATATGTTATTG contains these protein-coding regions:
- a CDS encoding PQQ-binding-like beta-propeller repeat protein yields the protein MKKIEIHLIFPLLLASLTAGSQSAVSPGDQVSSSTTGIHNRDWTILATYTVPGKASGLAFDGEYLFCGIYGVNSDKVYRINPDDGSYVEQFSNPDIDDAFGLTCDGTNLWTIIQPVSSSNQAQATEMDISGGNFLSQIILPDHYMSGIAFDNGNFWVATYYPDPGKIYKVDPSGNVLVQFQSPNQQPWDICVENGSLWVADYNADMIYKLDQSGNVLENHPSQGIKPSGIVYDGQYLWYVDGQLGSPSTLYKVDLSGSGTPQINIPVAEYNYGPVTIGDSVVWYLEINNSGTGDLVVDHIAIPDAVPIFSWYAFPAVLSPGDQILVDLIYKPQDPIPLNALITVYSNDPVHLAVDVTLTGVGVISGPSLFLTESWHDYQNVRMNAFTRWFAEIRNLGDEPLIITDLIFDDSHFFADEGFSLPCQIPVQGSALLGIWFHPEENMNYTATIDIINNDPFYNPAELTLEGTGLNQDYPVGTLLWDYSITTSYDNSPKAIAPLNDITGDGINEVIICSEDDFIRCLNGNSSGTADVLWEREIYAGAVYSQNALSATTDLDNDGYNDLVAGTAWGDRSIICLSGKDGSIIWKHDTHEYGDGGWVYQVNYSYDYNNDGTSDILAATSDDANNTGPRRIYCLDAFTGIPIWDCVTEGPVFSVIGIEDFNGDMKPDVLAGASDSGENEGRVYGINGLNGNILWTAYAEGTSVWALTQTDDANGDGIKDVMAGDFGGHLYLLDAADGSVIHNSSIGPCLILRFEKLNDVNGDAHPDVLIGHSGSNAVVVDGMTCQNIWLKPVADMPCNIDRIEDISGDGINDVIIGTLYADNYCYFLDGTDGSEIESVNTGDPVDAISAISDITGDGSMEVVTGGRSGSVTCLSGGLNASIGIKEPSLVATPDIRLSVHPNPLHEETVVFIKVNQDIIFDLVVIDVQGRVVRSLIGDAVASDLYSVIWDGTDDAGNSLPEGIYFITIVRLKSDFQLTLM
- a CDS encoding SdiA-regulated domain-containing protein, coding for MIDSFHIACIQDENGIIFIFDTTSRKITGKFSFAKDGDYEDIVIVNKIFYVLESNGHLFQVENPGEKGQSIRSYQTQLGPKNDCEGLCYDSLTKSLLIACKGHPFLDKDKTGKHKRAIYRFDLAKKEMIKDPFLIIHVNEIEKNENLDTYGRFSYDLASALDPDGNIVFQPSGIAIQPVTGYLFVLAHVGKTLLILDRDGQLLAMMTLSMSLFAQPEGICFTKAGDMFISNEGAGGKATILLFKNKIPR
- a CDS encoding DUF5706 domain-containing protein is translated as MNLISDIENYATGILNYSDSLGLPYHNLSHTREIVDAVADIGSNSGLTNEELENVIIAAWFHDLGYSVNYADHETESIRMATEFLASRGFDESRIDSVAGCITATKIPQSPKNKLEEVICDADMYHLALENHLEQSLLLRKEQNAFRVKKTGISRFMKETLQFLLRPYYTEYARRQFTQGKEKNISLMLKKIEEHKRRKKDSKKELKSKKEERGEAQQLRKGQDGGKTTPTNKDFPTRGVETMFRVTAAKQTNLNSMADNKSHNLITLNTLIISIIATLIVSKYKDFPYLIIPAVIFLVSSFLTLLFAILATRPRIYSEKTTDEDIKNKKINLLFFGSYFRMSLDDYLKNIRATMQDYDQVYNMMIMDQYFTGVVLAKKYKLIRISFLIFIIGFLVALITFGYAMFRYS
- the ftcD gene encoding glutamate formimidoyltransferase, which gives rise to MKQLIECVPNFSEGRDKSVIKQITDQIETVEGARLLDVDPGEATNRTVVTFAGTPDEVIEAAFGAIKKASEVIDMRKHKGAHPRFGATDVCPLVPIANITMEETVKFAHKLAKRVGDELGIPVYCYEFAATKSERRNLANCRSGEYEGLKEKLADPHWKPDYGPADFNAKSGATAIGARNFLVAYNVNLNTTSIRRANAIAFDIREQGRVVKADDPAAGKAKSNENGEVRIPGTLKKVKAIGWFIKEYGIAQISINLTDITVTPIHVAFDEVCRKAHDRGLRVTGSEIVGLVPLQAMLDAGKHYLREQQRSVGISNREIIRIAVKSLGLNELYPFDPDKKIIEYILEDKSEEKLVNMSLTDFVYETASESPAPGGGSISAYIGSLGAALGTMVANLSAHKRGWDDRWEEFSKWAEKGKYYHDELLKMVDEDTRAFNQIMAVFELPKGTEEEKAARDRAIQNATRYAIEVPFRTMTLCFESMEVMKAMAETGNPNSVSDAGVGALAARTGVIGAWLNIKVNASALEDKAFVEEKLAQGFEIVKKAKLLEEDILSIVTKKIKG
- the hutI gene encoding imidazolonepropionase; amino-acid sequence: MNRILIKNIRDLIQVEKESRKKVCGKDMSRLETVKESYLFIEDGKIADFGHMSRLTSSRVCHFSSLTEIDATGRLVFPCWCDSHTHLVYPASREIEFVDKIKGLSYEEIARRGGGILNSAKELHDISEEELTQMSLQRLNEIAAYGTGAVEIKSGYGLTVEAELKMLRVIKKLKGISPLTIKATFLGAHSIPMAYRGRQSAYVDLVINDMLPRVADEGLADFVDVFCDRDFFTVEDTDRILTAAFKYGLTPKIHANELDFSGGVQTGVRHHALSVDHLEYTGDAEIAALSGSDTMPTILPGSAFFLGLPPAPARKMIDAGLPLALASDYNPGSSPSGNMQFILSLGCIVYRMTPEEAINACTLNTAYAMDVAEELGTIAIGKRANVFITKEIPSYLYMPYAFGDNKVERVILNGEVYK
- a CDS encoding C10 family peptidase, whose amino-acid sequence is MRTKQALLGLLLLGFISVTFAEKVDVEHARLVATNFLYEKVNQYRQPVDYSTIVIEGVYTEKHEQEATYYVFNIQGGGFIIVAADDLVTPVFGYSYEGAYDPEKYTDNFSGWMKHYSDMVVWVRETGYQAEPETKKAWNHLLTNDITTLSVRGGRDIAPMLISTWDQGSPYNELCPTASGGHCPTGCVATAMAQIMYYWRYPLVGTGSNSYNCPGYGVLTANFGNTYYDWNAMLNSYTPGSPEQSAFAVAQLQYHAGVAVNMQYGPGASGSHSYLAVPALKSFFNYSSSTSRAVRSQYSQTTWEDMLINDLDNGRPLYYSGDNGSEGHAFVCDGYQLGTPNYFHFNFGWSGSGDGYYTADNPQEFSYNQEAIKGIYPDDATYTYPYFCNGSSVVNTTSGTFEDGSGPLADYENGTGCNWLITPKETDSVEYYTISFEKFNTQSGDIVNIYDGETTEAPLLMSHSGDQIPGSVQSSGSKVFVTFTSDGSGTAPGWQIKATPYMPQYCSNMTALTDPTGSFTDGSGDKNYLGSSLCHWNIDVENANHITVNFTSFDLELVNDYLQILDLSTSPPTELGKLSGSMIPGNITGVGPLMITFSTNNIINKGGFAADYEIDNVGVDEKDPFASLSVYPNPATDLLNIRFKIIHSQEIEISLTTTAGYTVYRSDMYRLSGNQDLPVDISNFTSGVYILRIMGDDGIVIRRIIIQK